One window from the genome of Mesoplodon densirostris isolate mMesDen1 chromosome 17, mMesDen1 primary haplotype, whole genome shotgun sequence encodes:
- the LOC132477348 gene encoding peptidyl-prolyl cis-trans isomerase A-like, with protein sequence MVNPTVFFDITINGEPLGRVSFELFADKVPKTAENFRALSTGEKGFGYKGSCFHRIIPEFRCQGGDFTRHNGTGGKSTYGEKFDDENFLLKHTGPGILSMANAGPNTNGSQFFICTAKTEWLDGKHGVSGKVKGGMNTVEAMGRFGSRNGKASEKITAADCGQI encoded by the exons ATGGTCAACCCTACCGTGTTCTTTGACATCACCATCAACGGCGAGCCCTTGGGCCGCGTCTCCTTCGAG CTGTTTGCAGACAAAGTTCCAAAGACAGCAGAAAACTTTCGTGCTCTGAGCACTGGGGAGAAAGGCTTTGGTTATAAAGGCTCCTGCTTTCACAGAATAATTCCGGAATTTAGGTGCCAGGGTGGTGACTTCACACGCCATAATGGCACTGGTGGCAAGTCCACCTACGGGGAGAAATTTGATGATGAGAATTTCCTCCTGAAGCATACGGGTCCTGGCATCTTGTCCATGGCAAATGCTGGCCCCAACACAAACGGTTCCCAGTTTTTCATCTGCACTGCCAAGACTGAGTGGTTGGATGGCAAGCATGGGGTCTCTGGCAAGGTGAAAGGGGGCATGAATACTGTGGAAGCCATGGGGCGCTTTGGGTCCAGGAATGGCAAGGCCAGCGAGAAGATCACCGCTGCTGACTGTGGACAAATCTAG